Proteins encoded together in one Thermococcus gammatolerans EJ3 window:
- a CDS encoding RtcB family protein translates to MPDGHQGYGFPIGGVAAFDVKEGVISPGGVGYDINCGVRLIRTNLTEKEVRPRIKELVDTLFKNVPSGLGSKGRVRLHWTQLDDVLANGAKWAVDNGYGWKEDLEHLEEGGRMEGADPNAVSQRAKQRGAPQLGSLGSGNHFLEVQVVDKIFDEEIAKAYGLFEGQVVVMVHTGSRGLGHQVASDYLRIMEKANRKYGIPWPDRELVSVPFQSEEGQRYFSAMKAAANFAWANRQMITHWVRESFEEVFKRKAEDMEMHIVYDVAHNIAKVEEHEVDGKKVKVVVHRKGATRAFPAGHPDVPRAYRDVGQPVLIPGSMGTASYILAGAEGSMKETFGSSCHGAGRLLSRKAATRRYRGDRLRSELLQRGIYVRAASLRVVAEEAPGAYKSVDNVVNVVHQAGIAKLVARMRPMGVAKG, encoded by the coding sequence ATGCCTGATGGACACCAGGGCTACGGCTTCCCGATTGGAGGCGTCGCGGCCTTTGACGTGAAGGAGGGCGTCATAAGCCCCGGAGGCGTCGGATACGACATTAACTGCGGCGTCAGACTGATTAGAACGAATTTAACGGAAAAAGAAGTCAGACCACGCATCAAGGAGCTCGTTGACACGCTCTTCAAAAACGTCCCGAGCGGACTTGGAAGCAAGGGAAGGGTGAGGCTCCACTGGACCCAGCTCGACGACGTCTTAGCGAACGGCGCCAAGTGGGCTGTTGACAACGGCTACGGCTGGAAGGAGGATTTGGAGCACCTTGAGGAAGGCGGAAGGATGGAAGGGGCCGACCCGAACGCCGTCAGCCAGAGGGCGAAGCAGAGGGGAGCGCCACAGCTCGGCTCCCTCGGTTCCGGAAACCACTTCCTCGAGGTCCAGGTCGTCGATAAGATATTCGATGAGGAGATAGCCAAGGCGTACGGCCTCTTCGAGGGGCAGGTTGTGGTAATGGTTCACACCGGTTCGCGCGGTCTCGGCCATCAGGTGGCGAGCGACTACCTCAGGATAATGGAGAAGGCCAACAGGAAGTATGGAATCCCCTGGCCCGACCGCGAGCTGGTGAGCGTTCCCTTCCAGAGCGAAGAAGGCCAGAGGTACTTCAGCGCGATGAAAGCTGCCGCGAACTTCGCCTGGGCCAACAGACAGATGATAACCCACTGGGTCAGGGAGAGCTTTGAGGAGGTCTTCAAGAGGAAAGCAGAGGACATGGAGATGCACATCGTCTACGACGTGGCCCACAACATAGCGAAGGTTGAGGAGCACGAAGTTGATGGAAAGAAGGTCAAGGTCGTCGTCCACAGGAAGGGAGCGACGAGGGCCTTCCCTGCAGGCCACCCGGACGTGCCGAGAGCCTACCGCGACGTCGGCCAGCCCGTCCTTATTCCGGGCTCGATGGGAACGGCGAGCTACATTCTGGCCGGAGCAGAGGGTTCAATGAAGGAAACCTTCGGTTCGAGCTGTCACGGCGCCGGAAGGCTCCTAAGCAGAAAAGCCGCAACGAGGAGGTACCGCGGTGACAGACTGAGAAGCGAGCTCCTTCAGAGGGGGATCTACGTCCGCGCGGCCTCGCTCCGCGTTGTGGCCGAAGAAGCTCCCGGAGCCTACAAGAGCGTCGATAACGTCGTCAACGTCGTCCACCAGGCTGGCATAGCAAAGCTCGTCGCGAGGATGCGCCCGATGGGCGTCGCCAAGGGCTGA
- a CDS encoding PEGA domain-containing protein encodes MKRLIAVVWIALLLGFLVVTLKMAKAEDAKWWAKTYRGKAYAIAVAPNGDVIVTGYTYSFGAGKSDVWVLRLEKNGNVKWQKTYGGSDLDKATAVAVALNGDIIIAGSTESFGAGRRDIWVLRLDGEGDVKWQKTYGGRIYDDAHAVAVAPNGDIIVLGSTESFGAPYHSDVWILRLDANGNVKWQKTYGGSDYDWAYAVAIAPNGDIIAAGGTERFAAGIVDVWILRLDENGNVKWQKTYGGNSYDKATAVAVVENEDIIVAGYYGATDFQGAGADVWILRLDENGNVKWQTTYGGHYRDNAYAIAVTPNEDLIVAGCTESFGTGNYDAWILRLDSKGNVKWQKTYGGSDDDSAHRVVVAPNGDIIVLGSTESFGTGYYDTWILRLPSDGNLPKCDFCGDSNAKISVPDIKVGNFSVTIMNTNATVQTTNVYPHSSEDIGVETQYISVGTISVTTNPSGAKVYVNGTYIGATPLTTNLSVGTYEITLKMKNYKNYTTTVAINPNEEVELNVILTPLPAHLTLNSTPSGVEIYVNGTYRGETPVTLKLSPGTYTVKFIKDEYENYTMSVTLSAGEAKNISVTLNLAYGYLSIESSPSKAEVYVDDNYIGKTPIDQYKLSTGVHEVKVEKSNYNSLTKMVTLNSSEKTKLNVILTPLPAHLMVNSNPSGAVVYINGTYKGKTPLTSELEPNTYNLRVSKEGYANYTTTVIINPGENKTINVELEPMIAHIEVSSDPAGAKVYVNGTYKGTTPLTLELGSGSYKVRATKEGYEDYVITVELKAGESKEITAQLKEKSTTTTTTTTVATSTSAGETTTTATSNGSGTTKTTSPKEGGGICGPALVIALALVPILHRKRKHR; translated from the coding sequence AGGGAAGGCTTACGCGATTGCTGTTGCTCCAAATGGTGACGTAATAGTTACAGGCTACACTTACAGCTTCGGCGCGGGTAAGAGTGATGTTTGGGTTCTTAGGCTTGAGAAGAATGGCAATGTTAAATGGCAGAAGACTTACGGCGGAAGTGACTTAGATAAGGCTACCGCGGTTGCCGTTGCCCTAAATGGGGATATCATAATAGCGGGCTCCACTGAAAGCTTTGGCGCGGGTAGAAGAGACATTTGGGTTCTTCGTTTGGATGGGGAGGGGGATGTTAAATGGCAAAAAACTTACGGTGGGCGTATCTATGATGACGCTCATGCGGTTGCAGTTGCTCCGAACGGGGATATCATTGTTCTAGGCTCCACTGAAAGCTTTGGCGCTCCATATCATTCAGACGTTTGGATTCTCAGGCTTGATGCTAATGGAAACGTTAAATGGCAAAAAACTTACGGCGGGAGTGATTATGATTGGGCTTACGCGGTTGCCATTGCCCCAAACGGGGATATTATTGCCGCAGGCGGCACTGAACGCTTTGCCGCTGGTATAGTGGATGTTTGGATTCTTCGTTTGGATGAGAACGGTAATGTCAAGTGGCAAAAAACGTACGGTGGGAATAGTTATGACAAGGCTACCGCGGTTGCCGTTGTAGAAAACGAGGATATTATTGTCGCAGGGTATTATGGGGCCACAGATTTTCAGGGCGCTGGAGCTGATGTTTGGATTCTTCGTTTGGATGAGAACGGTAATGTCAAGTGGCAAACGACTTATGGAGGGCATTACAGGGATAATGCTTACGCTATCGCTGTTACTCCAAACGAGGATTTGATAGTAGCAGGCTGCACTGAAAGCTTTGGCACTGGAAATTATGACGCTTGGATTCTCAGGCTTGATAGCAAGGGTAACGTTAAGTGGCAAAAAACGTACGGCGGAAGTGACGATGATAGCGCTCATAGAGTCGTGGTTGCTCCGAACGGGGATATCATTGTTCTAGGCTCCACTGAAAGCTTTGGCACTGGATATTATGACACTTGGATTCTCCGTCTTCCGTCGGATGGTAATCTACCCAAGTGCGACTTCTGCGGGGATTCAAATGCCAAAATTAGCGTTCCAGACATAAAAGTGGGCAATTTCAGTGTGACTATTATGAATACGAACGCGACCGTGCAAACAACCAACGTTTATCCTCACTCCTCGGAGGATATCGGGGTGGAGACACAATACATTTCCGTTGGAACTATCAGCGTCACCACGAACCCCTCTGGTGCGAAGGTTTACGTTAACGGAACATACATCGGAGCAACTCCCCTTACTACGAACTTATCAGTAGGAACCTACGAGATTACACTTAAAATGAAGAATTACAAGAATTACACAACGACTGTAGCAATAAACCCTAATGAGGAAGTGGAACTCAACGTGATCCTAACACCCTTGCCAGCCCATTTAACACTCAACTCAACCCCCTCCGGGGTTGAGATTTATGTTAACGGCACTTATAGGGGAGAAACTCCGGTGACCTTGAAGCTTTCTCCAGGCACGTACACTGTAAAATTCATCAAAGACGAGTATGAGAACTACACCATGAGCGTTACCCTTTCGGCAGGAGAGGCCAAGAATATCTCTGTGACACTAAATCTTGCCTACGGTTACCTAAGCATTGAATCCTCACCTTCCAAAGCTGAAGTTTACGTTGATGATAATTACATTGGCAAGACACCAATTGACCAATATAAACTATCTACTGGTGTGCATGAGGTCAAGGTGGAGAAGAGTAATTATAACTCCCTCACAAAGATGGTTACACTAAACTCCAGCGAGAAAACGAAACTCAATGTGATCCTAACGCCATTACCAGCGCATTTAATGGTTAACTCAAACCCCTCTGGAGCGGTGGTCTACATTAATGGAACCTACAAAGGAAAGACTCCGTTGACTTCGGAGCTTGAACCTAATACTTACAACCTGAGGGTTTCGAAAGAAGGTTATGCAAATTACACTACAACAGTAATCATTAACCCGGGAGAGAATAAAACCATAAACGTCGAGTTGGAGCCAATGATCGCCCACATTGAAGTTTCCTCGGATCCAGCCGGCGCGAAAGTTTACGTTAACGGGACTTATAAGGGAACGACCCCATTGACTTTGGAGCTTGGATCTGGGTCCTATAAAGTAAGGGCGACCAAGGAGGGTTATGAGGATTACGTGATAACAGTTGAGTTGAAGGCTGGTGAGTCCAAAGAAATCACGGCTCAATTAAAAGAAAAATCCACAACTACGACAACCACAACAACGGTCGCTACTTCTACGTCGGCCGGCGAGACTACAACGACAGCCACGTCGAACGGTAGTGGAACGACTAAAACAACCTCTCCAAAGGAAGGTGGTGGAATATGCGGACCGGCACTGGTTATTGCCCTAGCCTTAGTTCCCATCCTCCACAGAAAACGCAAACACAGGTAA